The genome window tatatatatatatatatatatatatatatatatatatatatatatatatatatatatatatatatatatatatatatatatatatatatatatatatatatatatatatatatatatatatatatatatatatagctactAGGTCAAAGTTTTCCGAGGGATACGATGGCCAGCAAGCAAATATAAAACGCCGGCTGAAGTTGAATAGGTCCTCCGGACTGCGGCTATATATGAACTGTGTTTAACTCGGGTACGGTATTGACCGATCAGCAAAATGGTAGCAACGAACTGCTGCTTCTCCACGGCCGGCTCTGACCGTGGTTACTTGTCAAACTAGAGGTCCGGCGGTACGTAGGTTGTACGAGTACGATCGACTAGCTCAAAACCACCACTGTATGCTTTCCAGTACACACAGCCCAGTGCCAGTATATGCTTATCTATTCTACAGCAGTCAGTAGCTAGGTTTTgagaaccgaaccgaaccgaaccgcCCCAGCCAGCAagtaagggggtgtttgggaacaaagtttttctgcagttttggaagaatactgcagtattctcaaatactgcagtattatatacataatggtgtttggcaagctaggtaaaatctctgtttttaaaactgaagtattgcaaatactatagttgttttaaggcattctaaacttagctctggacctcagttttcaaaactgcggtattataaactacggtattgtcataactaaagtatagtatagtatttcaaaaactgtagttttcaaaaactttgttcccaaacagggcctaaggaACAGTtcaggccctgtttgggaacaaagtttttgaaaactacagtttttgaaatactatactatactttagttatgacaataccgtagtttataataccgcagttttgaaaactgaggtctagagctaagtttagaatgccttaaaacctttatagtatttgcaatacttcagttttgaaaacagagattttacccagcttgccaaacaccattatgtatataatactgcagtatttgagaatactgcagtattcttccaaaactgcagaaaaactttgttcccaaacaccccctCAATGTCCAGATTCGTGCCAGCGACGTCGTCGTCCCGTCACCTAGCTACGTCCGGctacttcccctctctctctctctctctctctctcgttcgCTTCTCCGATCCTCTTGCACAGAACTGGCCTGCAGCCAATAAGCAAACGACTCTCCAGCCACAGCGCGCATGAGAGCTAGCTAGCAATGTCGGCGAGGCAGGACGGAAGCCCCAATCCCGTGACCGTGAGGATCATAGAGACGGTGTACGTGGAGGCCGGCACCGCCGCCGACTTCAAGTCCGTCGTCCAGAGGCTCACCGGCAAGGACGCCGCCGCTGAGCTGCCGGAGGAAAGCAGCAGCAGGGTGATGGGCCAAGCAGGTTCTCTTGGCGACCGCAAGGCTGCTGCTGGCGCCTCAACGGGTGAGAAGTAGATAATGGATGGTTAACTAATTCTATATGCACGCGAGAATACTCTACCTCTTGCATGTATATGCTGCTGCTGCTTCTTCTTCTCCGATCCTAGCTCCTTTTGATGAAATTTTATTAATAAAAAAGAAGGTTAAAATACATACATACCAAGAGGTCCTCTTCTTGTTCGATTAATTTCGTCCCCCGGCCCTCTTGTTCTTTGCTTCTGTCGATCTTACTTTCCTTAATCATCTATTGCACCTGTGAAATAGCTAGCGACCAGAGTACGTGTCATTTCATCTGCAAACTTGTACTGTAACAACGAACACCGGCCGGCCGGCCACTCTCTGCAGTAGCTGGTGTGTATTCATGAACATATGGTGATCTGGTACAAGTAAGTTTCCTTCATGTTTGGATCATTATCTGTCGCTCTCTGTGATCTTGGAATtaattttataattagactatttTTAATATATTAATTGACATGCAAACATTCAATATAACCCATAACACGAACTACACTTTAGCCAGTGGAACAAAACAACCCGTTAGTCTATTCCTAGACAACATTTCGAGTAATCTAAGGTATAGCAGTGCAAATGCCTGGCCATTGTCAccgaaacaaaaaaaaaacactGACATGAGCAAACCTATGCGAAGAGAGATCACCTGTTCATTATACTTTCGCACATACCCTTCCGATCTATTCCGAAGGACCCATTTTATTCCGGAAACAGATGCCCAGGCTTTCTCCGGGTCCTCTGATAGAAGCAAACATAGGTTCACAGTTCAGACTTGACTTACAAACAGTCGCACAAAACATACAGCACTCTGTTCTAACTCGGGACACGAaatcctctctttctctctccctctccctctccgctCACTGCCTCAATCTAGGAAGACTGCCGGAGCTCCGGGCGCACAAAGTCGGCGTTGGCAGGCACAGAGATGTCGACGGTGGGCCTCAGCTCGGCGCAGACCTCAATGGCACCATGGACAGGGTCCGACAAGAAGTTGCTGATGAGGTCCTGGTTGATCGGGGCGTCCTTGTCCACCGCCACAAAGGCCTGCTGCGTCAGGATGTAGTCGAAGCGAGGCGCCCACTTCCTGGATCCCAGGCGAGCCGTTGTGGAGCAGTTGTCCACCATGAAGGCGACCCCACGGGCGTGCATGAACGGGTTCAGCGAGTCCACCGACTCAATCACGCTCTCGTTGATGATCTCAGAGTAGGAGTGCCCCTTCTTCCTCAGGATCTCAATCTAAAGCCATTGCACAAGCACCAAACGAGTAAAGTAAGATCCACCAACATGAGGTTAGCTCGGTTGCCACTTGAGAAGGTGGAGGAACCTTACCTGAGCCATCATCAGGGCAATGTACACTCCAGCAGTGAAGGCATGGAGCGGGCCAAGATCACCTTCCGGACGGGTTGAGCGCACCTTTTCACCAACCTTCCACATGCGAGTTTGGTCGATGTTGCCCATCGGAAAAGCTGGGAGGCCCTCTTTCTCCTATAAAACATAATTACTTTATCCTATTAAACCATGTCAAAACTGTAAACTTAACCACGAGCACAACAAAAATCAGAAATGGTAGTTTAGTTTAACAGAACTCACATAAAACCTCCGCCCAGCCAACACCACGCTCCGGATTTCACTTCCAGAGGCCACATCTTCATAGCATTCGTAGAGTATATCCATGCATGGGTAAAACGATGCGCTATAAGCCTTGTTGAACTCCTTTTTGCCTTCCTCGCTCAAAGAGTTGTACACTTCAAGCATCCCCTGGAGTCCAACCAGAAAATTAAGATAATAACCTACTAAACAAAGACCAACAATGGTTGGCATAAGGATGAATAATCACATACTTTCTTTGAGATGGTTTTCGAGATGATCCCAGTTATGCCCTCGACAGTGTTTTTGTAGGCCGACTCTTCATCCATTCCTTGTTCTGTGTACCTCCTAAACAGAGCCTCCACGATACCATGGACAGCACCCAGCAAGATGCCTGTGTGTTAAATGGTTAGTTACATACTTACAGTAAAAATTATTAAAGGATAGACCAGTCAATATTCTCACCTCGCTCTCCAAAGATATCACTCTTGTACTCCTGTTCCAAAGTAGTAGCAAACGTGAAGGGGGAACCAAGTGCAACTGACCATGCTAAAGCAACATCAGTTGCCCTTCCATCAACATCCTACACAATGGAAAAAACATTAGTTTAAGCATAAAGCACATCTGTCACCAAATGCATCTGAAATATGTTTTTTCAACAGATCAAAGAAAGAGAAACGAAAAACTGAAACATTGATAAGCACAGAAAAGCTTCAAACATACCTGGTGCACAGCAAAGCTAGAGTTGATGCCAGCGCCATTGACTTCCTTGCCCTGAACATAAAGTCTGCGGACGGATGGACCCATTCCCTTGGGGCATACAGCAATCACACTGATGTTCTTTGGGAAATCGAGTCCGAGTGATTGCAAATGTCCTAGAAGAAATCCATGAGATAAACCAAGGATACTGTTTGGTTTCATGTGAGAGAAGATCTTCTCATAGTTGTCAGCCTGCAGAAAGTGAGATGCAACTTTCAGGATGAACTGAACCGACGATGTAACAATTGAGTACCATATCGCCATAACGAAATGGCGAATGGGTGTGCTACAGAACATCATATAGGTTGGACTAACTGGCAGGGAAATAATAACCTTTTGTAGAAGAATTGGCACAAGTCAAGCATCAGGCAGTCAGGCAGAAGTATACACACACAATCGAATGCACATGAAACCATGCAGCTAGTGAGCATGATGCGAACCTGTGCAGCATCCGATATCAGCAGCAACACAAGATCGCTGCCGGAGACGGTTTCCCAAATATCGCCCAAGGTTCCGCTCTCTTCGGTGAATCCAGCGGCACGTGCTTCCTCAAAAGATTTGGATCCTTTCCGGAGACCAATCTGGAAGCAAAAGGCAGCAGCATGTTGGACTGACAGAACAGTGCCGAAGTATATACAGGAGGCAGAATATCTGGCTCATGATTGCCATGTCCAAGTTGCACAAAATAAAAAACTGTAAACTCTCTAAAATTGAAGTTAAAAATTCGAAGAAAAGAAGCCAGATGAAAAATAAAGTAGACTTTTTCACCAAAGCAGAGTATCGTCCAACACCAGATCTTTTAGTCGTGGTGGTTTGGCATGTATGTATTATCGTTACGACAAGGGAAGAACTAACCTTCACAACAATATCTGACTTGGCTTCAGCCAGTGAATCTCTCAGGTTCTGGGCTTGGGCAGGACCCTGCAAAGGGAACAAGGGCATGTTATGAGCACTGAACCCAGACAGAAGTAGAAATCCAAGTGAAACCGATGGCATCTAGCACTAGATATGGCAACACTGACGTGCCGATTTGAGCACAACCAACCGTCTACATGGCGGTGGAAGACGAAGTGTGTGGAATACAgcgcgcgcgcacacacacacacgcaTACCCAAAACAAAAACTGGCACGAACCTGCGAGCCCCATCCAATAACTCCGATCTGCTTGACCCCCTTGAACGCCTCCGGAAGCAGCGGGAACAGGTTCCTCCCGCCGCGCACGATGTACTGCGCCACGAAGACCGGTCGGCGGTCAGAGCCAAACAAATCGTACCGAAAACGAATCTAGAGCAGCGGCAGGGGCGCACCTCGTCGTGGCCGGCGAGGGAGACCTTCTCCTTGTTGAAGACGGAGGTGTCGAAGTCGAGCGACGGCATGGCGGTGCCGACGGCCGGCGGCGCGGAGACCATGGCGGCGACGTCCCGGCGGCGCAGAGACCCGGGCGCGGGCGAGGAGAGCAGGCACGCGGGCTGGTGGGTGGCCGGGAAGGAGACGGACGTGGAGGTGGCGGCGGGCAGGGGCTTGGcgccggcggcggctagggtttttggGTGCCCGAACGCGAGGGTGGAGGCGGCCGCCATGTAGCCGGGTGCAGTGCTGGTGCAGGACAGCTGCGCGAGCGAGGACGGCGAGAGGCGGTTGGTGGGGTGGGGACTGTCGCGTGTCGTGTCGTGTGTGACTGGTGAGCGCGGCCGTGTCGTGTCAGGGCTAATCCTTTCGGATATACGGAGAGCCAGCCGTGTGATGATGCCCAGGCCAGCCGTTGGCCAGCTCACGTGCGCGGCGGGCCTAGGGAGCTCTTGGCGGGTTGCGCTTGCGCCTCGCCTGGAGATGCGCGGCGTGCTTCCCGTCCCGCGCTGCTCGCGTCGATCTCGAGACCCGGGCCCCCGTGGCGTGCACTAGACTTGCCGAACCCCACGCCGTTCACGCGGACACATCATGCGCAGCGCGGCCCGGCCTGTTTGTCCGCATGAATTCTGCACTGCTGACTCCTCCTGCCTGTGATAAGCTACGCAAGCGGCTTGATGGATTCATTGGATCTGCAACAACGAAGAATGCTAGTCGCGATCTCGTGTGGCATCACAAGATATGTCCGTGGGGAAGCCGAATCCACGCCGAGAACGACACCCTATCACAACTGCCCATCCACATGCGAGCGCGACGGTGAGGGCGTGAGGCGTCTCTTCCATTGCTCTGCTCTGCTCTGAAACTGCCAAAATTCAGCTCTGCTACTTACGTTGTTGTTGTTGTGCCTGAACAGCTCGGCGAGCAGAACACCACGGCTGCCCTTCCCTTGGGTCCAGTCCAGCCTAGGACTAGGAGCACATGGAATGGAAAAGGATGGAAGCGCGGACCACGGAAGCGATCGAGTGGCGCGCGGTAGTAGACGGTGGCACTCAAGGCGAGATCGAGCGAGCCCGCGAGCCGAGATCGTTTTGGTTCACAAGTTACCACCTCTGTGACCGATGATCGTGGTTTAGCAGCGCGGTAGATCCTTTGGCGTGTGCCGGCTAGGGTCGGACATTCGATCTATTATggtaattcggttcggtctattcggatTTTGTGAAAATTCCGGGTTCTGAAAAATAAGAAccgaaaattttaaattttaaaaattattttaggaaccgaacccgaatagactcgTAATTTCGGTTCGGTCGAATAGACCCAAATAGTAGAGATACTAGTAtcttttgttaaaatatatacaataattaattaattaattaattagaaGTACTATTATTACAACAAGTAACTATAAAAATAGCATACATAGATATATATAATATCGTTAAGATGATATTATTTTTtagctaataagttcataaatcatataatagcatcatcacatattaagagtttttttatattttggtttattcggtctattcgggttttaaaggttaggaaccgaacccgaactcaTACCTCGAGATATAGCACATATAGTAAGCGAACCTAAACCgcaattcggtctattcgggttcagattcggttttcggttttaaaATACTCATCCCTAGTGTCGGCTACTCCCTCCTAGCAGTAGGTGAGAACACATGTAAGGTCGCATTTGGAATATAGGGATTTTTTTTTCTAAATCCTGTGTTTTCCCTGTATTTTTGAACTAATTCATGTAAAATTACTGTATCCACCCTACCAACTGGAAACTATTGGTGGTCTTCTACTCCTTCCTAGTAAAAAAAGTCAAATTTAGAAATCTAACCTGCACAAATAGTGTGAATAGCTTTTCATGCCATGTGCTtcttgttgagaactacgttaccacggaccaCCAGATCCGCTcatttccctcccgtcagcagattaGGCGTGAGAAGCTGTAGAAGACtcatctcccttcccataagcacgacataataaacacacgagacacagggTATAGGGTTGGACCTCtgacctctttctcttctctgtattatgagggggtgtacatgttccttatatagagatgtgagactcctcaggggcaaagcaggtatttgcccacataaccctaactagggttatttAACACTcctccttgggcgaataccgtgaccaacacatgcctcgttaaaactccgaaaaatCCGGTGGGaaaatgtggagaaagagtgcatggtgatacaaattgcatttgcactttgttgcctcgttaaaaacctcatgtgagaaacttcaagaaaactcaccaagggaaaaagagtacaacagctgtcatcgggacagattcCGATCatctgggatctagattctatcgaatctactacaagggctaactttagaaatgtgatcccctgatccttgcaaaatcgTATCAATAAAGCAAAACATCTTTTTCtcgaagtatatgcacataaagatttagcaaacagattgcatatccttgcaaagaCTATTTCAGGGACTTTatctctactcacttctaggatatacaaggtaagtgcacgtatcaatataaacaagccactttgactgatggtgttcgatcgactagatctatatatttgatagaaagttccataaaggttcacatattgatcatcaagctcacgcctttagggcatagaatatgacatttattgtctcacgattgtgatcaatataagtattcgctccccctgacgatgacatctgtcaaagtcgttatctcTCATAActtaagcatattcttcaagatatatgtctcattgttcatctggaataatgagaatggatgaggttggggtgctatcattttctatcttacaccacaatttatacatagttgtgcaaagcaaataacatgtccttcaataggacttaggggataatatagttgcaatagtacatattctaaatatgacacatcgctctaggcgttcatccattgcaacatctatgatggtgtaacaaaagtccatcaaagatcgtaatccatcaggtaTTTTTCATTGATCAAATACATCGTTATAGtttgtcattctggcacaatggggatattttgccagtaacacctaaaccttataggtttctgccatcagggctttagaggataccgtaattccacatctagtggaaattaccatgagtaaaactcatggaatgcacatgtgtttattcggtgaacttcaagtcctttggtacctcatcttattccttttcgggtctatatgggtctttatccctttatagggattatcaaactttggtgtttaacactgactttatttcttctggaaaagttccatcaaggaactataatctcatctaggagatattctctctacataggagagtgttcattcgtcaggaatgtattattgggtacgagatttatatgttgcatatttataattcaaagatatgggtcctcctaggatctcatgacagatcttcagaatcctattaactgcataattTAATTCATgctatttgccagatatattatgtAGCAGatcagtgtttattcaacacatatgtgggatgggtctctcacaagaccacttgaaccatcgcattcaccacacattatttcaatagtgcccataaatgtccgaacttcaagctcgtgactttcattttgTGATTATTGGTTCagtctcgattgcatttatcaatgacccgataagagagcttaaagcactcatgcctatgactttgttttggatccatttgcaatctagaggggcaagatagatgtcgacatatttgtctcccacatttaataatgatctctgtCATTTctcaaaacgaaagattcattgtcccgtattgtcggggaccataattaggggtaccctcaagactcctaatctcagctggtaacccccatcagcacaaagctgcaaaggcctgatgggtgcgattaagtcaaggctcggtccactcaagggacacgatctcgcctcgcccgagcctagcctcgggcaagggcagccaaccccgcaggagttacgtctcgcccgaggaccccctcaagcaacggacacaccttcggctcgcccgaggcccagtcttcgccaagaagcaaccttggccaaatcaccacaacgatcgaccgtatcgcaggagcatttaatgcaaaggtggcctgacaccttatcctgacacgcgcctttcagtcgactgagctgaagtgaccgcagtcatttcgccgctccactgaccagcctgacaaaaggacagcgccgcccgcgccgctccgactgctgtgccactcgacagagtgaggctgacatcggccaagtctggcctcaggcgccataggaagctctgcctcgcccaacccatggctcggactcgggctcggccccggaagacgacgaactccgcctcgcccgacccagggctcggactcgggctcggccccggaagacgacgaactccgcctcgcccgacctagggctcggactcgggctcagccctggcctcagccgacggtctccgcatcgcccgacccaggggctcggactcgacctcggcctcggaagacagactcgacctcgacctcgaaggagcctccgcctcgcccaacccagggctcagaccgaccacgtcacaggaggcgccatcattaccctaccccaagctaactcaggctacggggaacaagactggcgtcccatctggctcgccctggtaaacaagtaatgatggcgccccgcatgctccatgacgacgacagctctcagcccccttacggaagcaaggacacgtcagcaaggacttgacagtcccgacagctgtccttccgccaggctccagcgctcctccgacggccacgacaccacacgaacagggtgccaaaacctctccggctgccacgacggcatgtacttagggcactagctcttctctgctagacacgttagcacactgctacacctcccattgtacacctgaaccgtctccttgcgcctataaaaggaaggtccagggccctcttacggaaggttggccgcgtggggaaggacgggacggcgcacgcgtaggcctctcgctccctcccgcgcggacgcttgtaaccccctactgcaagcgcacccgacctgggcgcgggacaaacacgaaggtcgtgggtttccccttttacgcctgtctccctccggctcttttccccccttcgcgctccgtctcgcgccgacccatctgggctagggcacgcggcgacaatttactcgtcggtccagggaccccccggggtcgaaacgccgacagttggcgcgccaggtaggggcctgctgcgtgttgacgaacagcttcccgtcaagctccagatgggcagtctccagcaacttttcctgcccgggacggtgctccgtttcgggagtcttgagttcatgtccctcgacggcagctacgacatgatactccttcccccgccgcgcgacagcgacaatggtggccgacaacccgcccaccggcggcggaatcgacgacgtcttccccacgtggcggaagaacaacattcgggtttgtcccttcctctcccccaccgacggaggaggaggcggggcaaccaaggccaagcaggaggcggcacctcgtcggctgtcgagcgagtcgatggcgccggcgccccaacgggggacacgtcgggcatcgacctcacgtctgagacgaagacgagcgtcgttttcccgcaacacaccaactccaagcggacagaCGACGCCGACAT of Zea mays cultivar B73 chromosome 8, Zm-B73-REFERENCE-NAM-5.0, whole genome shotgun sequence contains these proteins:
- the LOC103652503 gene encoding ketol-acid reductoisomerase, chloroplastic-like; the encoded protein is MVSAPPAVGTAMPSLDFDTSVFNKEKVSLAGHDEYIVRGGRNLFPLLPEAFKGVKQIGVIGWGSQGPAQAQNLRDSLAEAKSDIVVKIGLRKGSKSFEEARAAGFTEESGTLGDIWETVSGSDLVLLLISDAAQADNYEKIFSHMKPNSILGLSHGFLLGHLQSLGLDFPKNISVIAVCPKGMGPSVRRLYVQGKEVNGAGINSSFAVHQDVDGRATDVALAWSVALGSPFTFATTLEQEYKSDIFGERGILLGAVHGIVEALFRRYTEQGMDEESAYKNTVEGITGIISKTISKKGMLEVYNSLSEEGKKEFNKAYSASFYPCMDILYECYEDVASGSEIRSVVLAGRRFYEKEGLPAFPMGNIDQTRMWKVGEKVRSTRPEGDLGPLHAFTAGVYIALMMAQIEILRKKGHSYSEIINESVIESVDSLNPFMHARGVAFMVDNCSTTARLGSRKWAPRFDYILTQQAFVAVDKDAPINQDLISNFLSDPVHGAIEVCAELRPTVDISVPANADFVRPELRQSS